One Branchiostoma floridae strain S238N-H82 chromosome 1, Bfl_VNyyK, whole genome shotgun sequence genomic region harbors:
- the LOC118413818 gene encoding autophagy-related protein 2 homolog B-like isoform X3 yields the protein MPWYFPWSDSIKKRAVRYLLQHYLGHFLQEKLTLDQLSVDLYNGKGIIKNVPLDVWSLNEVLEGTNAPVEMIDGYIGSISVAVPWSALLNDNCTMEIKGLEVTLQPKYRPENSNSMPGSMMNSIWQGSMTTSMQLAQECLKQEAAAGDEQEVQPFEGLELFAQTIETVLTRIKVTFVDTIVRIEHVPKDSKTGTALEIHIKRIEYFDECAADQGSPVDKDEPKLMQPAAVATKVFHMMGVTLHSDEFPESARTSARCSPNMSPQSSDSNLSPPLTPKMPSMMEGRGAESDPHPQVPSNPIKLGVCSGMQEIKVKVKQSESISGPKFDLECYLGSLNFFLSPRQVHLLMEMANEILTPASTGMSPDGRLNKPICPEDYQKIESELQRQLYEDRQPKQAAAGGWEDHIGDYHLGMGRHTMEGSQKKGLGDDDDDVYYSMAAGLNVQLPPLGQPPEVDLETSFGSNYSASSSDSARHRLPRNNSAHKFGYSSYAGGASSPFTATLPKGVTTNQKPSSRKRTPSGQELLEEEAKAERTHYRLKLSCLSITLLHNDPVATPTSKSDRPESSNLLLDMAEKYFTDVMGYSTSAFGWKDLAAMKDRIAKACQYDHLQCVAAPVMLECDQKSNSSAHHHFQRTVADISVGLLDLVECLYDRDTRSDLTSDPTEPTYTELLSFPDLQQQETTKSMFAALPTTSPCLKVKFKNVDKGAKGAYTKPPIPEVTVEVSTCECEVDISIVDRLNALLNPQPLAQMSSSSGMFSSIQPTASMTRQALFSEALDETPAACENPISLHILSPAAKFHVRFPIPDLRPPNLDHLPWWKKHIRKEVLILDVTDFDFQTTLGMGDISQYELKFREAHGLYQLDPSEEAVSFCRISHGQSEGDIDAPVSSGFDWPRIVVTVKPYNAGSVLEEEEVESEPSTPNHSLEETLTGKQEPSVFSNKKVMFENEEMIMPGDQAELSDFQETTVATARICLEFSFPNVNLVLPDKAFYENLYNRINNDLCLWAPAAPSPVNPSDQYSLQGQVGLDLASQFMQGASKDRFIMCKSALQYDSDTDDEDEFDSGPFDSGPFYSTSEMKQRQQRKQKQEQYRQRRAQSFVAVSVNIGHGKLALGTRIKDEEGKSSENRQGELLLEIKDGTIFVVVNYQGNPNLGYLFVQANKAGVFHRGQVDDHTWEDIVGRATPDCPDQLDPLIYRSDSVYTSLAGLVGTGGDSLNMLSVGVRITLDTEKAETVKEFLVAVAVRGGTLRHKVFLQGQHWFTQMIDFLDVEDYPILGYTLPHILTELHVHLLGCAVDYRPVHLPMRAMLTMEKLSISSNIVVDSAISVLRFIVDDSALYLSANVRDQGPVDLKRNYVCVMDMGLFELKLTLNEGTDSKQPRVDLKASNNMLHIRTCSDSLAALTALLQYLAEDGDLRVEEMESSEEIRRKRQPSQSRPRSDSPIPQVLDHVQDQMEEAMMDVWDVNGDENGQSRAPLPPSSVATEDDSGSAADSVEDWSDDRDEDFCIIDDPGLGIMPRHGEPEVRVLTEDAIRVEDNHFSQPLGKSDLLKAPDHFPPAVLRYTLREMSVVWHMYGGCDFGKPHDRTAAKGSRSSSANPSPTHGNMQYVRSPQHSPAKAGSQRDSYSRHGRLGWQARGGPGRDTDVHVELQMNKVRLQHEVFPEDTEQASRQVLIITELEIRDRLASSQINKFLYQYTSEARPKQAHANMVMIKALHIRPDPHLKAQECCLRVSLLPLRLNIDQDAINFLRDFFAELADESGACPDAVDTSASPLQASPPSPVMLVGSPLYSDVGGEDTVRGAEGTDSSMTSSRGSGQSDSSPAGPIFFREFTFSPEVPIRLDYHGKRVDMEQGAFAGLLLGLSQLNNSELKLRRLNYRHGLLGYDKMVAYAVTEWGEDIRKNQLPGILGGVGPMHSLVQIVQGIVDLVWLPIEQYRKDGRIVRGLQRGASSFATSTAMATLELTNRVVQSIQTAAEFTYDMLSSGPSVRKLGQGAFIQHRMAQQPADVREGVTKAYNVVREGVTDTAHTIYRVAAEQHEQKGVTGAVGGVLRQIPPTMVKPVILATEATSNVIGGVRNQFLPDARREASEKWRSEEQK from the exons CGAGGGGCTGGAGCTCTTCGCACAGACTATCGAGACAG TTCTGACCAGAATAAAAGTGACTTTTGTGGACACCATAGTGAGGATTGAACATGTGCCTAAAGACTCCAAGACTGGAACTGCTCTGGAAATCCACATCAAAAG AATTGAATACTTTGATGAGTGTGCAGCAGACCAGGGCAGTCCTGTAGACAAGGATGAGCCGAAGCTGATGCAGCCGGCAGCCGTGGCTACCAAGGTGTTCCACATGATGGGGGTCACCCTCCACTCCGACGAGTTCCCTGAGAGTGCCAGGACCAGTGCAAGATGTTCACCTAACATGTCTCCTCAG TCATCAGACTCCAACCTGTCCCCACCCCTGACACCCAAGATGCCGTCCATgatggaggggaggggggcggagtCAGACCCCCACCCACAGGTCCCCTCCAACCCCATCAAGCTGGGCGTCTGCTCGGGCATGCAGGAgatcaaggtcaaggtcaaacaGAGTGAAAGTATATCAGGACCCAAG TTTGACCTGGAGTGCTACCTGGGGTCGTTGAACTTCTTCCTGAGCCCCAGGCAGGTTCACCTGCTGATGGAGATGGCAAACGAGATCCTCACACCAG CCTCGACCGGTATGAGTCCTGATGGTCGCCTCAACAAGCCCATCTGCCCTGAAGACTACCAGAAGATCGAGAGCGAGCTCCAGCGCCAGTTGTACGAGGATCGCCAGCCCAAACAGGCAGCAGCAGGGGGTTGGGAGGATCACATCGGGGACTACCACCTGGGCATGGGCAGGCACACCATGGAGGGGTCACAGAAGAAAGGACTAG gtgatgatgatgatgatgtgtacTACTCCATGGCAGCAGGGCTGAACGTACAGCTGCCCCCCCTCGGACAGCCCCCTGAGGTGGACCTGGAGACGTCCTTCGGTAGTAACTACAGCGCCAGCAGCAGTGACTCAGCTAGACACAGACTGCCCAGAA ACAACAGCGCCCACAAGTTTGGATACAGCAGCTACGCAGGAGGAGCCTCCTCCCCCTTCACAGCCACACTTCCTAAAGGGGTCACCACCAATCAGAAACCTTCCAGCAGAAAACGAA CACCTTCAGGTCAGGAGTTGTTAGAAGAGGAGGCCAAGGCGGAGCGGACTCACTACAGACTGAAGCTGAGCTGCCTGTCAATCACTCTGCTGCACAACGACCCCGTGGCCACGCCCACCAGTAAGAGCGACAGGCCTGAGTCCAGTAATCTGCTGTTAGACATGGCGGAGAAGTACTTCACAGACGTGATGGGCTACAGTACATCTGCCTTTGGGTGGAAAGACCTGGCTGCCATGAAGGACAGAATAGCCAAGGCCTGCCAGTATGACCATCTACA ATGTGTAGCCGCCCCTGTGATGCTGGAGTGTGACCAGAAGTCCAACAGCAGTGCTCACCACCACTTCCAGCGGACGGTGGCAGACATCAGCGTGGGTCTGCTGGACCTGGTGGAGTGTCTGTATGACAGGGACACCCGATCTGACCTGACCTCCGACCCCACAGAACCTACATACACAGAG CTGCTGTCCTTCCCTGACCTTCAGCAGCAGGAGACCACCAAGTCCATGTTTGCTGCCCTCCCCACCACCAGTCCCTGCCTTAAAGTCAAGTTCAAGAATGTAGACAAAGGAGCAAAG GGTGCGTACACAAAGCCCCCCATCCCCGAGGTGACAGTAGAAGTCAGTACCTGTGAGTGTGAAGTGGACATCAGTATAGTGGACAGACTGAACGCCCTGCTGAACCCCCAGCCCCTGGCACAGATGAGCAGCTCCTCCGGCATGTTCAGCTCCATCCAGCCAACAGCCAGTATg acaAGACAAGCCTTGTTTAGTGAAGCCTTAGACGAGACACCAGCCGCATGTGAAAACCCCATCAGCCTGCATATATTATCCCCAGCTGCCAAGTTTCACGTCAG ATTTCCCATCCCCGACCTGAGACCGCCCAACCTGGACCACCTCCCCTGGTGGAAGAAACACATCAGGAAGGAGGTGCTGATCCTGGATGTGACGGACTTTGACTTCCAGACAACCCTGGGGATGGGGGACATCTCACAGTACGAGCTCAAGTTCAGAGAAGCGCATGGCCTGTATCAGCTAGACCCGTCAGAGGAAGCAGTGTCGTTTTGTCGGATCTCCCACGGCCAGTCGGAGGGCGACATTGATGCTCCTGTCAGCAGTGGATTTGATTGGCCAAG GATAGTTGTGACTGTAAAGCCATACAATGCTGGGTCAGTACTGGAGGAGGAGGAAGTGGAGTCTGAACCCAGCACACCTAACCACTCGCTGGAGGAAACACTCACCGGCAAGCAGGAGCCATCCGTCTTCTCCAACAAGAAAGTCATGTTTGAGAATGAAGAG ATGATCATGCCGGGTGACCAGGCAGAGTTGTCAGACTTCCAGGAGACAACAGTCGCCACAGCTAGGATATGTCTGGAGTTCTCCTTCCCCAACGTCAACCTGGTGTTGCCAGACAAAGCCTTTTACGAAAACCTGTACAATAG AATAAACAATGACCTGTGTCTGTGGGCGCCGGCTGCCCCGTCCCCGGTCAACCCGAGTGACCAGTACAGCCTGCAGGGCCAGGTGGGGCTGGACCTGGCCAGTCAGTTCATGCAGGGGGCCAGTAAGGACAGGTTCATCATGTGCAAGTCTGCTCTGCAGTATG ATTCTGATACAGACGATGAAGATGAGTTTGACAGCGGCCCATTCGACAGCGGACCTTTCTACTCTACATCTGAGATGAAACAGAGACAGCAGAGGAAACAGAAGCAGGAGCAGTACAGACAGAGGAGAGCGCAGAGCTTTGTGGCCGTCTCTGTCAACATTGGGCACGGCAAACTGGCCCTGGGCACAAGGATAAAG GATGAGGAGGGCAAGTCATCTGAAAACAGACAGGGGGAGCTGCTACTGGAAATCAAGGATGGGACCATCTTTGTGGTGGTGAACTACCAAGGGAACCCTAACCTGGGCTACCTGTTTGTCCAAGCCAACAAAGCTGGGGTTTTCCACAGAG GTCAGGTGGATGACCACACGTGGGAGGACATAGTGGGCCGAGCCACACCGGACTGCCCTGACCAGCTGGACCCCCTGATCTACCGTTCTGACAGTGTGTACACCAGTCTGGCCGGGCTGGTAGGCACAGGAGGGGACAGCCTCAACATGCTGTCTGTGGGAGTCAGGATCACATTAGATACAGAGAAGGCTGAAACTGTCAAG GAGTTCTTGGTTGCTGTTGCTGTACGAGGAGGAACACTAAGACACAAGGTGTTTCTGCAAGGACAGCACTGGTTTACACAG ATGATAGATTTCCTGGATGTAGAAGACTACCCTATCCTGGGCTACACCTTACCACACATCCTGACAGAGCTGCATGTCCACCTGCTGGGCTGTGCTGTGGACTACAG GCCAGTTCACCTGCCAATGAGAGCTATGCTGACCATGGAGAAACTCAGCATATCCAGCAATATTGTTGTAGATTCTGCTATTTCTGTTTTAAG ATTTATTGTAGATGACTCAGCATTGTACCTGTCTGCTAATGTGAGGGACCAAGGACCAGTAGACCTAAAGAGAA ACTATGTTTGTGTGATGGACATGGGGCTGTTTGAACTCAAGCTGACCTTAAATGAAGGCACTGACTCA AAACAGCCCAGAGTAGACCTGAAGGCCTCCAACAACATGCTGCACATCCGGACCTGCAGTGACTCGCTGGCCGCCCTGACTGCACTGCTGCAGTACTTAGCTGAGGATGGGGACCTCAGGGTGGAGGAGATGGAGTCTAGTGAGGAGATCAGGAGAAAG AGACAGCCGTCCCAGTCCAGACCCCGCTCAGACAGCCCCATCCCACAGGTGCTGGACCATGTACAGGACCAGATGGAGGAGGCCATGATGGACGTGTGGGATGTCAATGGTG ATGAGAATGGCCAGTcccgcgcccccctcccaccttcaTCTGTGGCGACTGAGGACGACTCTGGCAGTGCTGCTGACAGTGTTGAGGACTGGAGCGATGACAGGGATGAGGATTTCTGTATCATTGATGACCCTGGACTTGGCATCATG CCCAGACATGGTGAGCCGGAGGTCCGTGTGCTGACAGAAGATGCCATCAGGGTGGAGGATAACCACTTCAGCCAGCCCCTGGGGAAGTCAGACCTGCTGAAGGCGCCCGACCACTTCCCCCCGGCCGTGCTGAGGTACACGCTCAGGGAGATGTCTGTCGTGTGGCACATGTACGGGGGCTGTGACTTCGGCAAGCCACACGATAGAACAGCTGCTAAAG GGAGTCGTTCCAGCAGTGCCAACCCCAGCCCAACACATGGCAACATGCA GTATGTGAGAAGTCCTCAGCACTCCCCAGCTAAGGCAGGTTCCCAGCGGGACAGCTACAGCAGACACGGGCGGCTGGGCTGGCAGGCCAGGGGGGGTCCGGGCAGGGACACGGACGTGCATGTGGAGCTGCAGATGAACAAG GTGCGATTACAACACGAGGTGTTCCCCGAGGATACAGAGCAGGCGTCGCGCCAGGTGCTGATCATCACGGAGCTGGAGATCAGGGACAGGCTGGCCTCCTCACAGATCAACAAGTTCCTGTATCAGTACACCTCCGAGGCCAGGCCCAAACAGGCTCACGCCAACATG GTGATGATCAAGGCCCTACACATCCGACCGGACCCCCATCTGAAGGCCCAGGAGTGCTGCCTCAGGGTGTCCCTCCTGCCGCTTAGACTCAACATAGATCAG GATGCCATCAACTTCCTGAGAGACTTTTTTGCCGAGCTTGCTGATGAAAGCGGTGCCTGCCCTG ATGCAGTAGACACCAGTGCCAGCCCCCTGCAGGCCTCCCCACCCAGCCCAGTCATGCTGGTGGGGTCTCCCCTGTACAGTGATGTGGGGGGTGAGGACACAGTCAGGGGGGCAGAGGGTACAGACTCCAGCATGACGTCCTCCAGGGGCAGTGGGCAGTCGGACTCCAGTCCTGCTGGACCAATCTTCTTCAG AGAGTTCACCTTTTCTCCTGAGGTGCCCATCAGACTAGACTACCATGGGAAGAGGGTAGACATGGAACAG GGTGCATTTGCAGGTTTGCTGCTAGGACTCAGTCAACTCAACAACTCTGAGTTGAAGCTGAGAAGACTCAACTACAGACATGG GCTGCTGGGGTATGACAAGATGGTGGCCTATGCTGTGACAGAGTGGGGGGAGGACATCAGGAAAAACCAGCTTCCTGGGATCCTGGGTGGTGTAGGACCTATGCATTCTCTAGTACAAATTG TCCAAGGTATAGTGGACCTAGTGTGGCTGCCTATTGAACAGTACCGTAAAGATGGTCGCATCGTCCGAGGTCTGCAGAGAGGAGCGAGCTCCTTCGCCACGTCCACCGCCATGGCGACCCTGGAGCTGACCAATCGCGTTGTGCAGTCCATCCAGACGGCAGCAGAGTTCACGTACGACATGTTGTCGTCAGGACCCAGCGTCAGGAAGCTGGGACAGGGGGCCTTCATCCAGCACCGCATGGCACAACAGCCTGCCGACGTGCGAGAGGGCGTCACTAAGGCTTACAATGTGGTCAGGGAG GGTGTTACGGACACAGCTCACACCATCTACCGTGTGGCGGCGGAGCAGCATGAGCAGAAGGGTGTGACGGGGGCGGTGGGAGGTGTGCTGCGACAGATCCCCCCCACCATGGTCAAACCTGTCATCCTGGCCACAGAGGCCACCTCTAATGTCATCGGTGGAGTTCGCAACCAGTTCCTGCCAGACGCACGGCGCGAGGCCTCTGAAAAGTGGCGGTCTGAGGAGCAAAAATAG